GGTGTTGATGTGGGTAACGTGCGTGTCGGGGTCGCGATGTGCGACCCCGACGGCATTCTCGCTACGCCGCTGGTGACACTGCGTCGTGACCTGAATGCCGGAGAAGACGCTATTCCTGCAGATATCGCCGAACTTGCCCGACTTGTCGACGAGCACGAGATCATCGAAGTGGTGGTCGGTTTGCCCGTCAACCTGGCCGGCAAGGACGGGCCTGCGGCGGTCGCGGCCAGGGCTTATGCTCTCCGGTTGACGACGGTCATCGATCCGGTGCCCGTCCGGCTGGCAGACGAGCGGCTGTCCACGGTTGTCGCGACCCGTAGGCTGGCCGAGCGTGGCGTGCGGGGTCGACGCCAACGGGCGGTGGTCGACCAGGCGGCCGCGGTGGAGATCCTGCAGGGCTGGCTGGACGCGCAGCGGAGGCGAACGTGATCGACGATCTTGACCTCGCGTTCGATGAACGCGCCGACAAGGGCCGGCATCGTCGCAGCTATCGGAAGAACGTAGGGAAGAAGAAGCGCAAGGGCGGCGGTGGCAAGACTGCCGTCGCTTTCCTGATGGCGCTGGTGCTGCTCGGCGCCCTGGGCGTCGGTGCCTGGTATGGCTTCGACCGGATCCAGTCCTACTTCGTCACCGCCGACTACGACGGCGCGGGCACGGCCGAAAAGGTCAACATCGAGGTCAAGCAGGGCGCCAGCGCGACCGACATCGCCAACCTCATGGTCAAGGCCGATGTCGTGAAGAGCGCGAAGGCGTTCATCGAGGCGGCCGACGCCGACAGCAAGAGCAAGAACATCCAGCCCGGTGTCTACGGGCTACGCAAGCAGATGAGCGCGAAGGCCGCCCTCGCGGTCCTGGTCGACCCCAAGAACAAGATCGTCAACGGGGTCACGGTGCCAGAGGGCCTCACCATGCTGAGCACGTTCAAGAAGCTGTCCGACCAGACCAAGATCCCGGTCAAGGACTTCCAGGCGGCCGCGAAGAACGTCGACTCGTTCGACATCCCGCCGTTCTGGTTCGAACGCCGCGACGGCAAGAAGGTCACCAAGTCGCTCGAGGGCTTCCTGTTCCCCGACACCTACGAGATGCCGCCCAAGCCGACCGCCAAGCAGATCCTCGACATCATGGTCAACCGGTTCCTGACCGTCACCGGCGACATGAAGTTCGCCGACACCGTGCAAGCGAAGCGGGGCGGCATCGCACCCTACGAAGCGTTGATTGTCGCGTCGCTGGCCCAGGCCGAGGCCGGCAACAAGGATGACCTGGGGAAGATCGCCCGGGTCGCCTACAACCGGGTCTACCTCAAGGACATGCCGCTCCAGTTCGACGTCACGCTCAACTACGGCCTCGAGGCCGCCGGCAAGCCGACGAAGGCGTCCAAGGACATGTCCCCCGCCGACTATGCCAACGCGGGCAACAAATACAACAGCCACTACTACAAGGGCCTGACCCCGACACCGATCGACAGCCCGGGGAAAGACGCGCTACAGGGCGCGATGGACCCGCCGGCCGGCCAGTGGCTGTTCTTCGTGGCGATCGACAAGCAGGGCCACTCGGCCTTCGCGGTGACCGACGAGGAGCACGAGGCCAACAAGGTGAAGGCGCGCGAGGCCGGGATCATCAATTGACCCGTGCGGCAGTCCTGGGCAAGCCCATCGGCCACTCGCTCAGCCCGGTGATCCACAACGCCGGCTACGCGGCGCTGGGCCTGACCGACTGGTCCTACACGGCGATCGAGTGCGACGAGGCCGGCCTGCCCGGCTTCGTCGCCGGTCTCGGCCCCGAGTGGGCGGGCCTGTCCCTGACGATGCCGCTCAAAGAGGTGGCCCTGTCGGTGGCGACTTCCGTCGCCCCGGTGGCCGCGACCGTCGGCGCGGCCAACACCTTGGTCCGCCGCGCTGGTGGCTGGCACGCCACGAACACCGACGTCGAGGGCATGGTCAACCTGCTCCGCGACGCGGGCGTGCCGGCCGGCGCCCGCTTCACGGTGCTCGGTGCGGGCGGCACGGCCCGCGCCGCGGTGGCGGCCGCGTCCCAGCTGGCGGCCGCCTCGGTGACGGTGGTAGCCCGCCGCCCACTGGCGATCGAAGAACTCTCGGCGGTGGCCGCCGACCTCGGGCTCCCGCTGACACCCACGCTGTGGCCGGACGCGGCGGCGGCCCTGGACGCCGACGTGGTCATCTCCACCGTCCCGAAGGGCGTGGCGGATCCGATCGCGATCAACGCGGTCTGGCGGCCTCGGACGATCCTGTTCGACGCCCTCTACGACCCGTGGCCGACGCCGCTGGCCGAATCGGCGGCCCGCTCGGGCACCCAGATCCTGTCGGGCCGCGACCTGCTGCTGGCCCAGGCCGAAGGCCAGTTCCGCCTCTTCACGGGCGCCGAACCCCCAACTGCGGCGATGCGCGACGCCCTGTACCAAGCGCGTTCCTGATTTCGTCGTCGCGCGACGGCTCCGCTCCGCTTTCGGCGGAGGGTTTTGTGCGCTTCCGCCAAGACCTAGCCATCGGCCGCGACCTCGGTCGCGGCGCGTGAGAAACGGCCCTTTGGCGGATCTGCGCCGTTGGAAGATCGCGGAGCCGACCCGGATAAGCGCACCGTCGGTATCGGCGCCTCGCACCGGCCCGGATCCGTTCCGGGCCTCTCGCTCCGTGCCGGCCCGGGGCCCTGCGCCGGCCCGGGTCCGTTCCGGGCCTCTCGCTCCGTGCCGGCCCCGGGGCCCTGCGCCGACCCGGGTCCGTTCCGGGTCTCTCGCTCCGTGCCGGCCCCGGGGCCCTGCGCCGGCCCGGGTCCGTTCCGGGTCTCTCGCTCCGCGCCGGCCCCGGGGCCCTGCGCCGGCCCGGGTCCGTTCCGGGTCTCTCGCTCCGTGCCGGCCCCGGGGCCCTGCGCCGGCCCGGGTCCGTTCCGGGTCTCTCGCTCCGCGCCGGCCCCGGGGCCCTGCGCCGGCCCGGGTCCGTTCCGGGTCTCTCGCTCCGCGCCGGCCCCCGGGCCCTGCGCCGGCCCGGGTCCGTTCCGGGTCTCTCGCTCCGCGCCGCTCCGGACCCGCGCCCCTCGCAACACGGCAGCGCCCGCGCCCGCCGGCCTCAACGTCGCGCGCCGGCCCGCGCCGGGCGCCGCCTCTTCGCCCTACTCCGCGCTCCGCGCCGCAAGGCGCAGCGATCTAGGTAAATGGTTGCTGCTATAGCAGCAACCATTTACCTAGGGCCGCGAGCCGCCAGAGCGGCGTGTCCGCCGCGCCACGCCGGAGGTCAAGGGCACGCGCGGCGGATCGATGGGTCGCGCGGACCTCGTCGCGGGTCTGGCCCCGGAGGGTGTCGAGGAAAAGACGGTCCGCCTCGGGTTGGGTGGCGGTGAGTGGGCTGGCCGCCACCGGACGCGTCAGCGCGGTAAACCGACGGGCAAATGGCCCCCTGACGGGGATCGAAGGATGTCCGGGTTTTGGGACCGGGTGACCGGATGGTGGCCAGCCCTAAACGTCGTGGAAGACTTACCCCTGTGTTGCGCTGGTTGACCGCAGGGGAATCGCATGGGCCGGCGTTGGTCGCTGTGCTCGAAGGGGTGCCGGCTGGGGTCGAGGTGACCACCGCCGACATTGGGCGGCAGCTTGCCCGCCGCCGGCTCGGCTATGGGCGTGGCGCGCGGATGGCCTTCGAGCAGGACGTCGTCGAGATTCTCGGTGGGGTGCGGCATGGCCTCACCCTCGGGAGTCCGGTCGCCGTTCGGGTGGGCAACTCCGAGTGGCCCAAGTGGGAGACCGTCATGGCGGCCGACCCCGTCGACCCCGAGCTGCTGGCCGCACAGGCGCGCAACGCGCCGCTGACCCGCCCCCGGCCGGGGCACGCCGATCTGGCCGGCATGCAGAAATACGGCTACACCGACGCCCGGCCGATTCTCGAGCGGGCCAGTGCGCGGGAGACCGCCGCCCGGGTCGCCGTCGGCACCGTCGCGCGGGAGCTCGTGCGGCAGGGGCTCGGGATCGAGATCGTTTCGCACGTTGTCGAGCTCGGCAGCGTCGCCGCCAAGCCGGGGTTGCATCCGCGGCCCGAAGACGCCGAGCGGATCGACGCCGACCCGCTGCGCTGCCTCGACCCCGACGCCAGCGCGCGGATGGTCGCCGAGGTCGACGCGGCCAAGAAAGACGCCGACACGCTCGGGGGAGTGGTCGAGGTCCTCGCCTACGGCGTTCCGCCGGGGCTGGGCAGCCACGTGCAGTGGGACCGCAAGCTCGACGCCCGGCTCGCGACCGCGCTCATGTCGATTCAGGCGATCAAAGGCGTCGAGGTCGGCGACGCGTGGACGCAGGCGCGGTCCCGCGGTTCGCAGGCGCACGACGAGATCATTCCGACGGCCAACGGGGTCAAACGGGTCACCGACCGGGCCGGCGGGCTCGAGGGTGGGATCACGACCGGCGAACCTTTGCGGGTACGCGCCGCGATGAAGCCGATCTCCTCGCTCAACCGGGCCCTTTCCACAGTGGACGTCGCGACCGGTGGGCCGGCCACCGCCATCAACCAGCGTTCCGACGTGTGTGCCGTGCCGGCCGCCGCGATCGTCGCCGAGTCGATGGTCGCGCTGGTGCTGGCCGAGGCGGCCGTCGAGAAGTTCGGTGGCGACTCGATCGTCGAGATTCGCCGCAACCTGGCCGGCTACCTCGACAACCTGGTGATCCGGTGAGCCCGCGGGCGATTCTGGTCGGCTCGCCCGGCGCGGGCAAGACCAGCACCGGTGAGGCGCTGGCCGCCCGGCTGGGTGTGGCGTTCCGCGACACCGACGCCGACATCGAGGCGACCGCAGGCAAGCCGATCCCGGAGATCTTCCTCGACGAGGGCGAGCAGCACTTCCGGGTCCTCGAAAGGGCCGCCGTCGCCACAGCGGTCAGCGATTTCGACGGTGTGCTCGCCCTCGGCGGCGGAGCGATCCTGGCCGAGGACAACCGCACCGCGCTCGCCGGGCACCAGGTCGTGCACCTGGTGGTGAGCCTCGGCGAGGCGGTCAAGCGGGTCGGTCTCAGCTCCGGGCGGCCGTTGCTCGCGATCAACCCGCGTGCCACCCTCAAATACCTGCTCGACCAGCGGATTCCGCTCTACGAGTCGGTCGCGACGATCACGGTCGAGACCGACGGGCGCACGCCGGAAGAGGTCGCCGACGAGATCGTGGCGCTGCTCAAGCCCTGAGCAACTCGGCCAGGCGAACGGGCTCCGAGAACATCGGCCAGTGGCCCGTCGGCAGCGAGCGGATCACCACGTCGTCAGCCACCGCGGCGAAGAACGGATGGCCGGCCGTGCGCATCTCGGCGATCTGCTCGGGCGAGAACGTGCACGCGATCAGGGTCGTCGGTGCGGTCAGACTTCCGCCCCGATGCAGCGGCTGCGCCACCGACGCGTAGGGGTGGGTGGTCGACCGTTTCGCCAGCAGCGCCAGCATCTCCTCGTCCACACCCGCGAGGAGCGGGTCCGGTTCCCACGACCGCGGCGGGACCGGGCCGGTCGACGCCGGTGGCGGGCCCATGTCGAGCTGCCGGGAGCCGTCCGGCAACGGTCCACTGTCCACATAGACCACCCGGGAGACCGGGATCCGCGCGGCGGCCGCGGTGACCGGCAATCCGCCGTAGCTGTGTCCAACCAGGACGATATTGTCGTGGCCGCGGGTGGCGTCGATGATGTCGGCGACGTGGCGCTCCAGGTCGGCGCCGGGGCCGTCCTCGCCGACCCGGTCGCCGACGCCGGTCAGCGTCACGGGGATGGCCTCGTCGCCAGCGGCCCGCAGGTGGGCCGCCACGTCGTCCCACGCCCAACCGCCGAGCCACATGCCGGGCACCAACACGAATGTCTCTGTCATGCGGCGAGCGTAAGGTTGCATCCGGACGCTTTCGGTCCGGATAAGGAGCGTGACGGGTGTCACATCCCGCTTCCCGGGTCCTGGGCATGCTGGAACTGCTCCAGACCCACCACCACCTGACCGGCGCCGACCTCGGTGCCCGGCTCGGCGTCGACGAGCGCACTGTCCGCCGCTACGCCACCACGCTCGCTGACCTGGGCATCCCGGTCACCGCGGCGCGCGGCCGCTACGGCGGCTACCGGCTGAGCCCGGGATACAAGCTGCCGCCGCTGATGCTGACCGACGACGAGGCCGCGGCCGTCGTGCTGGGGCTGATCGCGGCCGAGCACCTCGGGCTGACCACCGAGGCGCCGGCCACCGGCCCCGCGCTGGCGAAGATCAGCCGGGTGCTGCCGAAGAACCTGGCCGAGCGCCTCGCGGGCGTACAGGAAAACCTCGGTTTCACGGTGAATCGGAGCGCGACCGCGGCGCGGCCGGCGACCACGACGCTGCTGGCGCTAGGCGCCGCGGCCCGGGCCACCCGGCGGGTCAGCATCACCTACCGGTCCTGGCGCGGCGCGGTCTCGCTGCGCGACGTCGACCCCTACGGCCTGGTCTTCCACGCCGGGCGTTGGTATCTCACGGGTTTCGACCACCGGCGCGGCGAGGTCCGCACGTTCCGGCTCGACCGGATCGCCGCTGTCGACACGGGAGAGGCGACATTCACCGTTCCGGAGGGGTTCGATCCGGTCGGCCACGTCACCCGTTCGTTGGCCGGCGTCCCCTATACGTGGGAGGTCGAGGTGCTGTTCGAGGCCGATCAGGCGCAGGTGCGGCGCCGGGTGCCGGCCAGTGTTGCCGAGATCACCGAGACCGCCGACGGCGTGCTGATGCGGGCCAGAGCCCAGAGTCTGCCCGGAATGGCGCAAATGCTGGCCGGATTGGGCTGGCCATTCCGGATCGTCGGTCCGCCGGAGTTGCGCGACGCCGTGCGCGCACACGGCGAGCGACTGATCCAGCACGCGGCGCGTTGAATCTCCACAGAGGACGCTCGGGTCGAGCAAACGGGCGATCGGCGGGCCGAGGACCGGGTGTTAAAATTTCTGGAGATTGGCGTAAAGCGGACGTGTCTCGCCCTTCGGGCAATTCCGTCCTCTACTTCGAGGATCGAGGCGCATGGGCAACCAGCGGTCCATCACCGTCAACGGTGACCTGGGAAGCGGCAAGAGCACCGTGTCGGTAGGCCTGGCGGAGCGCCTCAACTTGCGCCGGATCAGTGTCGGCGACCTTTACCGCGAGATGGCCCGCCAGCGGGGCATGACCGCACTCCAGCTCAACCTGCACGCCGAGCTCGACGACGTGATCGACGGCACGGTCGACGCGATGCAGCGGGAGATCGCCGAGTCGGGCGAGCGGGTCATCATGGACAGCCGGCTGGCCTGGTTCTTCTTCACCAAGGGCTTCAAGGTCCACCTGATCACCGACCCGACCGTGGCGGCCCGGCGGGTGCTCGGCCGGCCGGCCAACGAGGTGGAAAACTACGCCACCCTCGAAGAGGCCAAAGACCGGCTGCGCAGCCGGAGCGAGAGCGAGCGGCAGCGGTTCCTGACCCGCTACCACGCCGACAAGCACAACCTGCGCAACTACGACCTCGTCTGCGACACCACCCGGGCCCGGCCCGAAGAGGTCATCGAGCTGGTCGTCGGCGCGATCGAGGGCCGGCTGGGCGCCGCGGTGCTCGCCGACAGCCCGCCGTTGCTGCTGCTCGACCCGGCGCGGATCTACCCCACGGGCGACATCTCCGCCCTGCGCGGGATGGACGAGGCCGAGCCGATCGCGCCCGACACCCTGGAGCCGATCTCGATCGGTTACGCCGACTCGCGGTTCTTCGTCGTCGACGGGCACCGGCGGCTCAGCGCGGCGCTGCGGGCCGGGTCCCGGATGGTGCCGGGCACCCTGCTGGCGCAGGACAACGACCCGGTGGTCGGCGGGCTGACGGCCCGCGAGTTCTTCGCCTCGACCGTGACCATGAGCAAGGTGTACGACTGGCAGGAAGCGCACGGCACCGAGCTGGAGATGCCGGCACACGCCCTCGGCGACCCGGAGCCGGTGCACGGCTGAGAGTGTCTAAGGTGCTCGGCATGACGTCGAGTTCTGAACGTGCCGACCTGCTCGCTTCGCTGCGCCGGCACCGTGGGTTCCTGCTGTTCACCGTCGGCGGGCTGAGCGACGAGCAGGCCCGGCTGACGCCGACCGCCAGCGTGCTCTGCCTGGGCGGCCTGCTGCGGCACGTCGCCGACACCGAGCAGCGCTGGGGTGCGTTCGCCGCCGGCGGTGCGGCCGCGATGGAGAAGATCGAGGTCGACTGGGCCAGCGGCTTCCAGATGCCGGAGGGCGCGTCCCTGGCCGACGTGGTGGCCGGTTTCCAGGCCGCCGCGGCGGGCACCGACGCGCTGGTCGAGACGCTCGACCTCGACGCCGAGCACGAGTTGCCGAAGGCGCCCTGGTTCGAGCCGGGTGCGTCGTGGTCGGTTCGCCGGGTGATGCTGCACCTGATCGCCGAGATCTCCCAGCACGCGGGCCACGCCGACATCATCCGCGAGTCGATAGACGGCCAGAAGACGATGGGCTGAGCATGAACGAGATCACGCGCATTCCGGTCGGGGGTGACCAGGCCTACGACGTGGTTGTCGGTCGCGGGCTCACCGATCAACTGAGTGCACTGCTGCCCGGCGCCGACCGGGTCGCCGTGCTCGCCTCGGCGCCGCTCGCGGCCAAGGCCGACACGATCGAGGCCGCCCTACGCGCCGACGGCCGCGAGGTCACCCGCATCGAGATCGCCGACGCCGAGAGCGGCAAGACGATCGAGACGGCCGCCGCCTGCTGGGACCGCCTCGGCGCCGCAGGCTTCACCCGGTCCGACGCCGTGGTGGCGGTCGGCGGCGGTGCGGCGACCGATCTGGGCGGCTACGTCGCCGCGGCCTGGTTGCGCGGCGTGCGCTGGGTGCCGGTGCCGACCTCGCTACTCGGCATGGTCGACGCCGCCGTCGGTGGCAAGACCGGCATCAACACCGCGGCTGGTAAGAACCTGGTCGGCGCCTTCCACCCGCCGGCCGGGGTGCTCTGCGACCTCGACGCGCTCGACTCGCTGCCGCCGGCCGACCTTCGCGCCGGCCTGGCCGAGGTGGTCAAGTGCGGCTTCATCGCCGAGCCGGCGATCCTCGACCTGGTCGAGCGCGACCCGCGGGCCGCCGCCGACCCGGCCGACCCGGCGGTCCGCACGCTGATCGAATACGCCGTGCGGGTCAAGGCCGACGTGGTCGGCGGCGACCTGAAGGAGTCCGGCCGCCGCGAGATCCTCAACTACGGACACACGCTGGCCCACGCGATCGAGAAGGTCGAGCACTACACCTGGCGACACGGCGACGCGGTCGCGGTGGGCCTGGTCTTCGCGGCCGAACTGAGCCGCCGCGCGGGCCGCCTCGACGACGCCACCGCCGACCGGCACCGCGCGATCCTGACCGCGCTGGGCCTGCCGACCGGCTACGACGCCGACGCCTGGCCGGAGCTGCTGGCGGCCATGCGGGTCGACAAGAAGGCCCGCGGCTCGCGGCTGCGCTTCATCGTGCTGGATGCGCTGGCCGAGACGGATGTCCTCGACGGACCGAGCGACGCCCTGCTCGCCGACGCGTTCAGCGCCGTCGCGGCGTGATCAGCCCCGACTCGTAGGCCCAGACCACCAACTGGGCCCGGTCGCGGCAATACAGCTTCGTCATCGCCCGGTTGACGTGGGTCTTGGCGGTCAACGGGCTGATCACCATCCGGGTGGCGATCTCGTCGTTGGTCAGGCCCCGCGCGACCAGTTCGACGATCTCCTGCTCGCGCGCGGTCAGCACCTCGCGCCCGGCCGCCGGGTCGGCCGGTGCCGGGCCGGAGACGAACTCGCTGATCAGCGTGCGGGTGACGGCCGGGGCGAGCAGCGCGTCGCCGGCGGCCACGACCGCGACGGCCTGGAGCAGGTCGGCCGGCTCGGCGTCCTTGAGGAGGAAGCCGCTGGCGCCCGCGCGGAGCGCCGCGAAGACGTAGGAGTCGAGCCCGTAGTTGGTGAGGATCAGGACGCGGACCGCGCCGAGGTCGGGGTCGGCCGCGATCCGCCGGGTGGCCTCGATGCCGTCGAGCCCCGGCATCTGCACGTCCATCAGCACGACGTCGGGCCGCAGCCGGCGCGACTCCGCGACGGCCGCGGCGCCGTCGGCCGCCTCGCCGACGACCTCGAGGTCGTCTTCGGCGTCGAGCAGGGCGCGGAACCCGGCCCGCATCAGCGCCTGGTCGTCGGCGAGCAGGACCCGGATCACGCCGGGCCGTCCAGCGGGAACGTGGCCCGCACCGCGAACCCACCGCTCTCGCGCGGCGCGGCGTCCAACGTGCCGCCCAGCCCGGTGACCCGTTCCCGCATGCCGCGCAGGCCGACCCCGGGTGTCACCGGGCTGGCCGGGGACGCCTGGCCGTCGTCGGTCACCGAGACGGTCAGCCGGGCCGGGGCGTACTCGACGTGGATCTCGGCGGTGGCCGGCCCGGCGTGCCGGGCGACGTTGGTGAGCGCCTCCTGGACCACGCGATAGCCGGCCTGGTCGACCTCGACCGGGACGTCGCGTGGGTCACCGACGACGACCACCCGCGCCGGCACGCCGGCCGCCACCGTCCGCTCGGCGAGCGAGCCCACCTGGGCCAGCCCGACCGGGTCCCCGTCGAACGGCGAGCGCAGCACGTCGAGGGTCGCGCGCAGCTCGCGCATCGCCGCGCCGCTGGCCTCCTGGATCGCGAGCAGCGCGGTCGACGGTTCCTCGTCGCGCTTGCGGGCCAGGTGCACCGCGATCCCGGCCTGCACCTTGATCAGCGAGATGTTGTGGGTCAGCGAGTCGTGCAGATCCCGGGCGATCCGCAGCCGCTCCTCGCCGGCGCGGCGCAACGCCACCTCCTCGCGGGTGCGTTCGGCCTCGACCGCCCGCTGCTCGACCTGTTCCAGGTAGGCACCGCGCTGCCGCGCGACGAGGCCCGCGACGTTGGCCGCCACGAACCAGCCCAGCAGCAGCGAGGTGCGCTCGAGGATGACCTGGCCCGGCCGGTCGGCGGGCGCGACCGAGACGTCGCGGGACAGGAAGCCGCCGAGGAAGACGACGCTGGCCAGCCCGGCGGCGGCCCGATGGCCACGCCAGGCCGCGATGTAAACCGTGCCGAGAACGGCGAACGCGGCGGCCACCCCGCCGTGCACCCGCAGGTAGAAGCCCAGCATGGCCGCGGTCACCACGGTCAACGCGACCACCGGATAGCGCCGGCACGCGGCCACGGCCGCCACCGTCACCAGAACCAGCACGACGTCGATCGGGCGGACCGCGGCGGCGTCGGGTGCGATCGCGGCGTCGCCGAGCACGAGCGCGCCGAGCACGACGCCGCCGACGGCGTAAGGCAGGTCCGGGCGCATGATCGCACTGTAGAACGGTCGTCCGCGCCGGTCATCCCACGCTTGTCGTAGCTGGGCCGTACCACGTTCGTCGTATCGATGGCCGGGCAAGTGCCTGCGCCCGCCAGACGCTTTCCCGGTGGGTCGCGACAAGCATCGATCGCATGCCGATCGAAGTGGAACCAAGGCTGGACGGCGTCGCCGAGACGTTGCTGTGGACCTTGCGCAACCGCGCCGAGGAGTCGAAGCATCCCGGCTCCTGCTTCACCGACCCCTGGTCGGTCCGCCTCTACGAGACCATCAGCTACGACTATGGGCGCTTCGGCAAGCCGGGTCAGCTGCACGCCCTGCGGGCCCGGGCCCTGGACCGCGCCGCCCGGGCGTATCTCGACACCCACCCGGCGGCCACCGTCGTCGCCCTCGGTGAGGGGCTCCAGACCACCTACTGGCGGCTGGGCCGACCGCGGGTGCCCTGGCTGTCGGTCGACCTGGCGCCCGTGCAGGAACTGCGCACCCGGCTCCTGCCCGAAGAGCCGTGGGTCACACCGCTGGCCGCCTCCGCGCTCGACCGGTCCTGGATGGACCGGGTTGACCCGGCGCACGGCGTGTTCATCTCCGCCGAAGGGCTGCTGATGTATTTCGACCGCGCCGACGCCCTGTCGCTGATCGCCGACTGCGCTGCCCGGTTCCCCGGTGGCCAGCTCTTCTTCGACTCGATCCCGGCCTGGCTCAGCGCCCGCACCGGCCGGGGCCTGCGGTTCTCCGACCGCTACACGGCGCCGCCGATGCCGTTCAGCCTCTCCGTCACCGAGGCCGCACGGCTGGTCGAGCTGATACCGCGGGTGGTCGCCGCGACCGAGATCGCCCTGCCGCCGGGTCGCGGCGTCTGGGCGTCGCGGACCGTCCGGATCCTCGCGGCCCGGCCCCCGCTGCGCGATCGCCGGCCCAGCCTCACCCTGCTCGACTTCGCCGGCCGAACCGGAGCTCACCATGCGTAGAGCCTTTGTCATCGTCAGCGCCCTGCTGCTCGCCGCGTTCGCGATGCAGTTCGTCTTCGCGGCCGTGGGCGCGTTCACCGAGCCGGCCGGCGACGGCGCCTACACGCTGCACAGCGTCAACGGGCTGGCCGTCATCCCGGCGCTGACCCTGGCCGCCACCCTGCTCGCGGCGCTGGCCAAGGCGCCGGGCCGGTTGATCGGGCTGACGATCCTGCCCCTCGGCCTGGTCGTCGTGCAGGAGTTGCTGGTC
This genomic interval from Asanoa ferruginea contains the following:
- a CDS encoding sensor histidine kinase, with amino-acid sequence MRPDLPYAVGGVVLGALVLGDAAIAPDAAAVRPIDVVLVLVTVAAVAACRRYPVVALTVVTAAMLGFYLRVHGGVAAAFAVLGTVYIAAWRGHRAAAGLASVVFLGGFLSRDVSVAPADRPGQVILERTSLLLGWFVAANVAGLVARQRGAYLEQVEQRAVEAERTREEVALRRAGEERLRIARDLHDSLTHNISLIKVQAGIAVHLARKRDEEPSTALLAIQEASGAAMRELRATLDVLRSPFDGDPVGLAQVGSLAERTVAAGVPARVVVVGDPRDVPVEVDQAGYRVVQEALTNVARHAGPATAEIHVEYAPARLTVSVTDDGQASPASPVTPGVGLRGMRERVTGLGGTLDAAPRESGGFAVRATFPLDGPA
- a CDS encoding response regulator, which translates into the protein MIRVLLADDQALMRAGFRALLDAEDDLEVVGEAADGAAAVAESRRLRPDVVLMDVQMPGLDGIEATRRIAADPDLGAVRVLILTNYGLDSYVFAALRAGASGFLLKDAEPADLLQAVAVVAAGDALLAPAVTRTLISEFVSGPAPADPAAGREVLTAREQEIVELVARGLTNDEIATRMVISPLTAKTHVNRAMTKLYCRDRAQLVVWAYESGLITPRRR
- a CDS encoding class I SAM-dependent methyltransferase; this translates as MPIEVEPRLDGVAETLLWTLRNRAEESKHPGSCFTDPWSVRLYETISYDYGRFGKPGQLHALRARALDRAARAYLDTHPAATVVALGEGLQTTYWRLGRPRVPWLSVDLAPVQELRTRLLPEEPWVTPLAASALDRSWMDRVDPAHGVFISAEGLLMYFDRADALSLIADCAARFPGGQLFFDSIPAWLSARTGRGLRFSDRYTAPPMPFSLSVTEAARLVELIPRVVAATEIALPPGRGVWASRTVRILAARPPLRDRRPSLTLLDFAGRTGAHHA
- a CDS encoding DUF6220 domain-containing protein; this encodes MRRAFVIVSALLLAAFAMQFVFAAVGAFTEPAGDGAYTLHSVNGLAVIPALTLAATLLAALAKAPGRLIGLTILPLGLVVVQELLVVLVHAFTDDTGGSTPLGLTIGGLHAVNGIIAVHIVVSVLQGARKLAGPAETA